Within Bacillus sp. FJAT-45350, the genomic segment AGGAAAAGCAGTTCGTCTAGTAGATAAGAGAAAAGAAACAGCACCAGCTAAATAATAACGATGAAAAGCAATGTGTGGATCCACTTGAACTACTAGTTCAGTGTGTGAAGCCATTGCTTTTCTTTTTCTACTAGAAGCTATTTCTCTTCTACACTATATAACAAAACCACTGGTCGGTTATATGAAAAAAATCACAGTATCGGAATTATTCCAACACTGTGATTACTATGAATACTTCTATTTACTATCTGCATTATTTTGCTGCTCTCGTTCAATACGCTCTTGCTCTTCTAAATCCTTTTGTCGCTGCGCTTCCGCCTTCAACACTTTGTGATAGGTTATTTTCGATACCCATATACTTACCTCATATAATAGTAACAAAGGCACCGTTACCATTAAATGCGAGACTATCTCTGGAGGAGTAATAAAGCCAGCTATCACTAACAAAATAAAATAAGCAAATTTTCTAATTCTTGATAATAATTCTGGAGTAACAATCCCAAGCCGCGTTAAAAACATGATAATAACAGGAAGTTGAAATAGAAATCCAAATGGAATTGTTAATTGAAACAAGAATGAAAAGTACTCATTAATACCGTATTGCTCAGTGATATTTAACTGTTCAGCCAGTGTTCCCATAAACTGTATCAAAAAAGGGAAAATAATAAAATACGAAAAAGAAATCCCTAATAGAAACAATCCAAATGCTAATGGAATATAAGATAACGTTACCCTTCTCTCTGTATGGTGAAGTCCTGGACTAATAAAAGCCCAAAACTGATACAAAATAACAGGAGAAACAAGTAATATTGCACTAAAAAATGCAAAAGTCATATAGACCTTTAAAGGGTCTGTCAATTTAAAAGCATTCATCGGCAGATTCTGAGCTTCTGGTGCGCTCTGTAAATACGTAATCATTGGTCCTGCCAGAAAGAAACCACCTATCATCGCAAATACAAAAAAGACAAGCACGATGATTATTCTCTTTCTTAATTCACCAATATGATCATAAAGGGACATATCATTTTGCTTCATTTGACTACCCTTCCTAACTAATTCTTATCTTCATTATTTTTCTTTTTATCATCGTCGTCCATCATACCTTTAGTTGCCTTTTTAAATTCTCTTAAAGTATTCCCTGCTGCTCTTCCTAGCTCAGGTAACTTTTTTGGTCCAAATATAATTAGCGCTACAATTGCTATTAACAATAGGCTCCCAGGTCCTATGTTCATATAGCTCACCTCCTACTTTCTCTTTAGTAACATCTATTAAATACATACAGAACTTTTCCACGTTAGACTTTAGAGAGGGTAATGTTTCAAGAAATAACTCAATGCCTGTAATTCAACTGATAAATCAATATGATGAACTCTAACATTTGAAGGTACTGTTAATCGAGCTGGTGTAAAGTTAAGAATTCCTTTAATCCCTGCCTTCACTAGTCGGTCCGCAATTTTTTGTGCTGCAGCTACTGGCACAGTAAGAATTGCCACCGTTACCTCTTCATCTAAGCATTCTTCTAGATTATCGAGATTATATATTTTAACTCCGCCTATATCCTCACCGATTTTATCCTCAGACACATCAAAAGCCATCACAATTTGTGTGTTGTTATTTTTTGCAAAGTTATAATTTAAAAACGCCGTTCCTAAATTCCCTACACCAATGAGGGCTACTTTTGTAATTTCATCTTGATCAAGTGTCTTTCTAAAAAAAGATAGGAGATAATTAACATTATAGCCATACCCCTTCTTCCCTAGCGCTCCGAAATAAGAAAAGTCTCTTCGAATTGTAGCGGAATCTACTTTAACAGCTTCACTTAATTCTGATGACGATACACGTTGTTTCCCTGAGGCGTGCAGGTTTTCTAAAAAGCGATAATACAAGGGCAATCGTTTTGCCGTTGCTTGTGGTATCTTATTTTGCTCGATATTCATAAATCGCCTCCGCTATTAGCCATGTCCATTACCACCAATAAGTAGTGATAGGACAAACTCTATACCTATATTGTACAACATTTTATCATGTATGTAATCGTATTAACCTATTATTCATCAAGTTGTTGATTGTATGGGAATCGGTTACACTTAAGGTAGTAAAATATCATAATATTAGAGCATATTCAAAAATAATAGCAATGAGTTTGCTCATTGCTTAACGTTTGTTCAATTGAACAAACTCTATTCTTACATAAGAAAGGGTTATTATATGATTTTATTACAATGTGTAAACCTAACAAAATCATTTGGTGCTGAACCAATTTTATCAAATATCAAATTAGAAATACAGTCAAGGGAACGAGTTGCTCTTGTAGGTAGAAATGGTGCTGGTAAATCAACTCTATTAAAAATTATTTCTGGACAAACTTCATATGATTCAGGAGAAATTGTTACACCTAAAGGAATTAAGCAAGGTTATCTAGCACAGGATACAGGACTTGAATCGTCTCTCTCTATATGGGATGAGATGCTTACTGTGTTTGAACCACTAAAGAAAATGGAGAAGCAACTCAGACGATTAGAAGAACAAATGGCAAATCCGGATACCTTAGCTGATGAAACAGCATATAGCAAATTACTTAACGAGTATGACAAGCTACAGATTACCTTCAAAGACCAAGGTGGATATCAATACGAAGCAGATATCCGCAGCATATTATCTGGTTTAAACTTCGGCTCATTTGATTACTCTACAAAAGTTTCTACTCTAAGCGGAGGACAGAAAACTCGTTTAGCTTTAGGTAAGCTTTTACTGACAAAGCCCGAACTGTTAATACTTGATGAGCCAACCAACCATTTAGACATTGAAACGTTAACATGGCTTGAACAATATTTATCTAATTATGACGGGGCCGTACTTATTGTCTCACATGACCGCTATTTCCTTGATAAAATTGTCACGATTGTGTATGACCTATCAAGAACAAAGGCAACAAAATACCACGGTAACTACAGTGCTTATTTAGAAGAAAATGCAAAACGCTATGAAATGGAGCTAAAGCAATTCGAGAAACAGCAAGGTGAAGTCGCTAAGCTTGAAGATTTCATTCAGCGAAACATTGCAAGAGCCTCTACTACGAAACGTGCACAAAGTCGTAGAAAGCAATTAGAACGAATGGATTTACTAGATAGACCATCTGGAGACAGTAAATCAGCTTCCTTCTCCTTTCAAATCTCAAAACAAACAGGTAATGATGTATTGAAAGTTGACCATGCTTCTATTGGATACGATGGACAGCCTGTATGCTCGAACATCACCTTTGAAGTAAAAAAAGGCGAAAGTGTCGCGCTCATTGGTCCTAATGGTATCGGAAAATCAACTTTACTTAAGGCAATTACCAAGCAACATCCATTCTTAGATGGTGACGCTCGATTAGGTAGTAATGTCATGATAGGATACTACGACCAGGAACAAGCGAATCTAAATACAAGAAAAACAGTTTTACAAGAATTATGGGATGAATATCCACTAACTCCAGAAAAAGAGATTCGCACCGTTCTCGGCAATTTTCTCTTTAGTGGTGACGATGTGTTAAAGACAGTTTATGATTTAAGTGGTGGCGAAAAGGCTAGATTGGCACTAGCAAAGTTAATGATGCAAAAGGCAAACTTCCTTATATTTGATGAGCCAACAAACCATCTTGATATTGATAGTAAGGAAGTATTAGAATCAGCATTAATCGATTATCCTGGTACATTGCTTTTCGTCTCACATGACCGTTACTTTTTAAACAGAATTGCGACTCGAATTATCGAGCTCTCTTCCACTAGTATGACAAACTACCTTGGAGACTATGATTACTATGTTGAGAAGAAAGAAGAAACTAAGCAGTTAGCTGAGTTACAGAATGAAGGAGAAGCTGATCGCAATTCAACAGAAAAAGAAAAATCTGATAAAGTTGGGTTTCAACTTGATAAAGAAGCAAAACGTAAAGAACGACAACGGATACGACGAATTGAAGAAATTGAACAAAAGATCGAACAACTAGAGACAAGTATTAGTGAAAACGAAGAAATATTGTGTGACCCTGATGTGTTTCAGGATCACGAAAAAACCCTCTCAATCCAAGGGCAGATTGACGAGGCAACTAGTGAACTAGAGAATTTAATGGAAGAATGGGAAACACTACAACTTGAAGAATAGTCATTCCCATCCTCATACACAAAGCTGAAAGACATCTAAGTTTGATGACTTTCAGCTTTTTTTTCTATCATCCAATAGTAACTAGCAGCTACTATTAGAAACATTGAGGTCGCAGCAGCTACTACTCCTGAATCATTTAAAAGTAATAACGCTACAGACGCAACAATACTTCCTTGTAACACGTTCTTCTCTGCTGTCTTTGTTACGATTCTCTTTTGCATCCAAAGAACAAACCCCACTAATATATAGCTTGTCACAAAGAGCTGAGTCCAATTTGAATACTTGAATATCTTCCAGTTCATCGCTAGCTTTCTTTTTATTACATCAAAAGCATAATAGAAATCCCCAGAAAAAATTCGTTCAAATGCATATCCGATATGTGTCATCTTTCCAGTCACTTGCAACAGAAAAAGAAAACCAATCAAAGCTACTAGTGTTGTTCCTCCCAAAATCATGAGAAAAAAAAGCTTTTTGTTTGCAAACGTTCGATAAAGCATGAAGCCACCTGTGATACCAGCTGCTAACGTCGCCCCAGCATTTGTACCTAGCTGACTTGATCCTAAAAGAAGTAAAGTAACGAAAGTCCAAACAATAATTACTACGCGCTTTATCCATACATTCTTTTGCCTTAGTATCGGTAATAGCATGAGAATACCCGATACTATAAATACACCTGCATATTCGTTCCCGATACCATAATATCTTGCACCAATGATGGGATCATAGCCTAAGTAGGATCTCTGCATAAAATACGAGCCATTCATTAAATCAATTGTAATCAATAGAAATGTAAAAGCACCGAGATAGGTTAATGGAGTCTTTAAATACCTAACAAAAAGATAACCTGTTATTAGGGATGCAAGCGTCATAACCCAAAAGTAAGCGCCTACTTGTATGTACTTAAGAAGGTGAGGTGTTACAAGTAACCATATAGGAGAGCTTATCGCAGCTACCAATAAAATTCTTGCAACCCCTTTCCACCTTTCACTTGATTTGTTTCTCCAAATAAATAGGCTCGTACCGACTAATAAAATCACTAACAACGTAATATAACTAGGTAAGACAATCCCTCTAGTTCGAAAAATGGTGAAAATCCAATCCATCTGCTCAACAATTTCTGTTTGTGAATAAGTTGGAGAACTTTCATGAACAATAGGCTGTCCAATCATCTCAAGTGGTGTTGTTATTCCAAAATAAGATAGGATAAAAGGTGCTACATCCACATTACTCACAACAGAGCTCTGTCGTGTAGTATTTGAAGTGAGAAAAGTTCGCTCCCCCTCATATCGATTATCCCAAATCCAGATTGGTGCTAGCCTTTTCTTTTGTTGATAAGCCTGTTGATTCATCATCGGAGACAGAAATAATACTGTACGCGAAGAAGTAACTACTTCGGATAAAAAATTCTCTAAGTGTAAGAGACGCTCCTTATATTGTGTTTGGAATTGACCTTCTGTCATATTCTCCTTTTCCTGATAAAGACGGTGGAAGTCTCCCCACTCAAGAACAAAAAAAGACGAATCATTCTCTCCTTCAACAGCTAATAATGTATCAATAATGACCTGTTCATTCATTTCAACTCCCATTGGCGCATGAGTGTTATCCCTAACCCCTTCTTGTAATTGCCCCAATGTGTTTCCCTGTGTATCTATTGTAAAAAGTGAACCGTATCTTACTTTTTCTGTCGATAGATCACTATTCCCCATAACAAAAGGGGCAACACCATACTCTTTTAAGTGTTCTCCTACTAACCCAATTTCCGCTCCGTAAGTAGTGAGATGATTTTTTTCTCTTAACTTGTGAAAAAGAGGATGAATAATATCTGTCTGTGGATAATCCCCTGTCCATTGAAGATAAACTTCATCCACAAGTCGCTCATTAAAGTATTCACCCTTCATAAAGGCATTCCAGTCTTTAATTCCTGTACCTCTTGAACCGGAACTAAGTGAGACTACGCTATTTATGTAAGAATAGGCTCCATCCGGTCGTATATTCACACCTGCTAAAGAACCTTTATCCCAAATCTCTATCTCTTCCCCTTCATTTAATAGCCACTCTACTTCTTCAAAGGAGAATTCTGGTACTAAAATGAGAAGAAAGTGTTCCTTTTCTACTTCTGCATACACATTTTCCACAACTATATATGAGAAGAATAAGACTAATAGAAACAATAATCGCTTCTTCAATAGTAAACCTCTCCAGTTTTTATTAAAATTTTCTGACATATCCACAGTATCCACATAGATATCCACAGTCTATTTGCCTATTTTTACGCTAAAATAAAAGTTATCCCCTTTATCCACAGATTTGTCCACATTTATTTATAAACAAATAAA encodes:
- the tatC gene encoding twin-arginine translocase subunit TatC is translated as MKQNDMSLYDHIGELRKRIIIVLVFFVFAMIGGFFLAGPMITYLQSAPEAQNLPMNAFKLTDPLKVYMTFAFFSAILLVSPVILYQFWAFISPGLHHTERRVTLSYIPLAFGLFLLGISFSYFIIFPFLIQFMGTLAEQLNITEQYGINEYFSFLFQLTIPFGFLFQLPVIIMFLTRLGIVTPELLSRIRKFAYFILLVIAGFITPPEIVSHLMVTVPLLLLYEVSIWVSKITYHKVLKAEAQRQKDLEEQERIEREQQNNADSK
- a CDS encoding twin-arginine translocase TatA/TatE family subunit, whose translation is MNIGPGSLLLIAIVALIIFGPKKLPELGRAAGNTLREFKKATKGMMDDDDKKKNNEDKN
- a CDS encoding redox-sensing transcriptional repressor Rex, which codes for MNIEQNKIPQATAKRLPLYYRFLENLHASGKQRVSSSELSEAVKVDSATIRRDFSYFGALGKKGYGYNVNYLLSFFRKTLDQDEITKVALIGVGNLGTAFLNYNFAKNNNTQIVMAFDVSEDKIGEDIGGVKIYNLDNLEECLDEEVTVAILTVPVAAAQKIADRLVKAGIKGILNFTPARLTVPSNVRVHHIDLSVELQALSYFLKHYPL
- a CDS encoding ABC-F family ATP-binding cassette domain-containing protein is translated as MILLQCVNLTKSFGAEPILSNIKLEIQSRERVALVGRNGAGKSTLLKIISGQTSYDSGEIVTPKGIKQGYLAQDTGLESSLSIWDEMLTVFEPLKKMEKQLRRLEEQMANPDTLADETAYSKLLNEYDKLQITFKDQGGYQYEADIRSILSGLNFGSFDYSTKVSTLSGGQKTRLALGKLLLTKPELLILDEPTNHLDIETLTWLEQYLSNYDGAVLIVSHDRYFLDKIVTIVYDLSRTKATKYHGNYSAYLEENAKRYEMELKQFEKQQGEVAKLEDFIQRNIARASTTKRAQSRRKQLERMDLLDRPSGDSKSASFSFQISKQTGNDVLKVDHASIGYDGQPVCSNITFEVKKGESVALIGPNGIGKSTLLKAITKQHPFLDGDARLGSNVMIGYYDQEQANLNTRKTVLQELWDEYPLTPEKEIRTVLGNFLFSGDDVLKTVYDLSGGEKARLALAKLMMQKANFLIFDEPTNHLDIDSKEVLESALIDYPGTLLFVSHDRYFLNRIATRIIELSSTSMTNYLGDYDYYVEKKEETKQLAELQNEGEADRNSTEKEKSDKVGFQLDKEAKRKERQRIRRIEEIEQKIEQLETSISENEEILCDPDVFQDHEKTLSIQGQIDEATSELENLMEEWETLQLEE